TCAATGCAACCCGCTATTATGCTCAATTGCCATGCAAGCCTATGCTGGCATGACGAAAAAAGGGCGGCAACCTGAAAAGGTGCCGCCCGATATCCTCCGACCCTGGGCCGGAACGATGTGCCCCGGATATCCGGGGCGCACCGATTACTTCAGCTCGACGGTCGCGCCAGCTTCTTCAAGCTGCTTCTTGACCTTCTCGGCCTCGTCCTTGTTCACGCCTTCCTTGACGGCCTTCGGAGCGCCTTCGACCAGAGCCTTGGCTTCGGTCAGGCCCAGGCCGGTGATGGCGCGGACTTCCTTGATGACGTTGATCTTCTTGCCACCGTCGCCGGTCAGGATGACGTCGAATTCGGTCTGCTCTTCAGCAGCGGCGGCGGCGGGAGCACCAGCGGCCGGGCCAGCGACGGCGACGGCAGCGGCGGCCGAAACGCCCCACTTTTCTTCAAGAGCCTTCGACAGCTCAGCGGCTTCGAGGACGGTGAGGGCCGAAAGCTGGTCGACCAGAGCGTTGATGTCTGCCATTTGTCTAATTCCTTTTATGGGGCAATGCGCCCCGTCAGATGAGGGTCAAAAAATCGGATGGGAAACGGCTCAGGCCGCTTCCTTCTCCGCATAGGCGTTGAAGACGCGCGCAAGCTGCGCAGCCGGTGCCTGGGTGACGGTCGCGAGCTTGGTCGCGGGTGCAACGAGCAGCCCGACGATCTTCGCACGCAGTTCATCCAGCGACGGCATCGACGCCAGGGCCTTTACGCCCTCCGCATCGAGCAGCACTTCGCCCATCGCGCCGCCAACGATCTCAAGCTTGTCGTTGGTCTTGGCGAAATCGATCGCAACCTTGGCGGCGGCAACCGGGTCGACCGAGGTGGCGAGGCCGACAGGGCCGGTCAGCAGGTCGCTGATCGAGCCGTAGGCGGTGCCATCAAGGGCGATACGGGCGAGGCGGTTCTTCGTAACCTTGTAGGACGCACCGGCTTCGCGCATCT
This genomic stretch from Sphingobium sp. BYY-5 harbors:
- the rplL gene encoding 50S ribosomal protein L7/L12, giving the protein MADINALVDQLSALTVLEAAELSKALEEKWGVSAAAAVAVAGPAAGAPAAAAAEEQTEFDVILTGDGGKKINVIKEVRAITGLGLTEAKALVEGAPKAVKEGVNKDEAEKVKKQLEEAGATVELK
- the rplJ gene encoding 50S ribosomal protein L10, with the protein product MDRNQKAEVVSALNAELAEVGVVVVTRNLGMTVAQSTVLRQKMREAGASYKVTKNRLARIALDGTAYGSISDLLTGPVGLATSVDPVAAAKVAIDFAKTNDKLEIVGGAMGEVLLDAEGVKALASMPSLDELRAKIVGLLVAPATKLATVTQAPAAQLARVFNAYAEKEAA